One genomic window of Angustibacter sp. Root456 includes the following:
- the rpsF gene encoding 30S ribosomal protein S6 translates to MRHYELMVILDPDLEERTVAPSLDKFLNVIRQGGGSVEKVDVWGRRRLAYDINKKSEGIYAVVDMHAEPAVAQELDRQLGLNESVMRTKLIRPEVR, encoded by the coding sequence ATGCGTCACTACGAGCTCATGGTGATCCTCGACCCCGATCTCGAGGAGCGCACCGTCGCTCCGAGCCTCGACAAGTTCCTCAACGTCATCCGTCAGGGTGGCGGCAGCGTCGAGAAGGTCGACGTCTGGGGACGCCGTCGTCTCGCGTACGACATCAACAAGAAGTCCGAGGGCATCTACGCGGTCGTCGACATGCACGCCGAGCCGGCCGTGGCCCAGGAGCTTGACCGCCAGCTCGGCCTCAACGAGTCCGTGATGCGCACCAAGCTCATCCGTCCCGAGGTGCGCTGA
- a CDS encoding single-stranded DNA-binding protein, which produces MAGDTIITIVGNLTGDPELRFTPSGAAVANFTIASTPRSFDRQSNEWKDGETLFMRCSVWREAAENVAESLTRGTAVIAQGRLVSRSYETKEGEKRTVTEMQVDEIGPTLRRATAKVTKAQRGGGGGFGGGGGGQGGGGFSGGGQGGGGWGNQGNQGGQGGGQQVDDPWATGPSGGSGGGFGGQQSGGGYNDDPPF; this is translated from the coding sequence ATGGCAGGCGACACGATCATCACGATCGTCGGCAATCTCACCGGCGACCCCGAGCTGCGGTTCACCCCGTCGGGTGCTGCCGTCGCGAACTTCACGATCGCCTCGACCCCGCGCTCGTTCGACCGCCAGTCGAACGAGTGGAAGGACGGCGAGACGCTGTTCATGCGTTGCTCGGTGTGGCGTGAGGCGGCCGAGAACGTCGCCGAGTCGCTGACCCGCGGCACCGCCGTGATCGCCCAGGGCCGCCTGGTCTCGCGCTCCTACGAGACCAAGGAGGGCGAGAAGCGCACGGTCACCGAGATGCAGGTCGACGAGATCGGCCCGACGCTGCGGCGCGCCACGGCCAAGGTCACCAAGGCCCAGCGCGGCGGTGGCGGCGGCTTCGGTGGCGGCGGCGGTGGCCAGGGTGGCGGTGGTTTCAGCGGCGGCGGCCAAGGTGGCGGCGGCTGGGGCAACCAGGGCAACCAGGGTGGCCAGGGCGGCGGCCAGCAGGTCGACGACCCGTGGGCGACCGGCCCGTCCGGTGGCTCGGGCGGCGGCTTCGGTGGCCAGCAGTCCGGCGGCGGCTACAACGACGACCCGCCGTTCTGA
- a CDS encoding transglycosylase domain-containing protein, with translation MRRIVDYPRAGKSGWKRFVPSWRLVGGAVLACFSLGVIAFAILYSQVSVPSPNQLVTANASVVYWSDGKTEIGRFGEVNRRSVPLSDVPDSMQKAVLAAEDRTFYQNHGVSPKGIARAAWVALKGGSKQGGSTITQQYVKNYFLTQDRTITRKAKEFIISLKIEQKESKDQILENYLNTIYFGRSSYGVETASQAYFGVPAKKLNLSQSALLAAIIRSPGLYDPVTEKANAQARMDYVLDGMLKEGWITQDQRDKAKFPKIAKQRTSNRFGGTNGYLLKVVRQEVIAKAGLTDADIDRGGLKIVSTFDRTTQADAVKAMNDELPTEGAKGVGAGLVSIKPGDGAVVAMYGGKDAVKDPYNDATQSVMQAGSTFKPFALAAALEDGISLKSRYDGSSPKKFGTYEVSNYGPGRGEQFGNIDLITATAHSVNTVYVALNQDVGPEKTMQAAIKAGYPANTLGLKPPQLGNVLGTASPHVIDVAEAYATFAAQGMHADAYTVRSVSGADGKSLYKAKPKTERVFSEDSMADLTYALQAVIKNGTGSYAGSQIDRPLAGKTGTAQKNNAAWFAGYTPQLATAVGLYRNGKNDKGQVVQLSLNGLGGNNAVTGASFPLKIWTAFMKDALDGQKVLQFPDPVYGGKSNVPTYTPTTTTTTSTPTTSTPTTSTPTTSTPTTPPTSTTTTTSTTPTTTITVPTTLPTTKTSSSTTTATQTKAAEPATKTKTTAAAAPPG, from the coding sequence GTGCGCCGCATCGTCGACTACCCCCGTGCCGGCAAGAGCGGCTGGAAGCGGTTCGTCCCCTCCTGGCGCCTGGTCGGTGGCGCCGTCCTGGCCTGTTTCTCCCTCGGCGTCATCGCCTTCGCGATCCTCTACAGCCAGGTCTCGGTGCCGTCACCGAACCAGCTGGTGACGGCCAACGCCTCGGTCGTGTACTGGTCGGACGGCAAGACCGAGATCGGCCGCTTCGGCGAGGTCAACCGGCGTTCGGTGCCGCTCTCGGACGTCCCCGACAGCATGCAGAAGGCCGTGCTGGCGGCCGAGGACCGCACGTTCTACCAGAACCACGGCGTCTCGCCGAAGGGCATCGCGCGCGCGGCCTGGGTGGCCCTCAAGGGCGGCTCGAAGCAGGGTGGCTCGACCATCACGCAGCAGTACGTGAAGAACTACTTCCTCACCCAGGACCGCACGATCACCCGCAAGGCCAAGGAGTTCATCATCTCCTTGAAGATCGAGCAGAAGGAGTCCAAGGACCAGATCCTGGAGAACTACCTCAACACGATCTACTTCGGTCGCAGCTCCTACGGTGTCGAGACGGCCAGCCAGGCCTACTTCGGGGTGCCGGCCAAGAAGCTGAACCTCAGCCAGAGCGCGCTGCTCGCGGCCATCATCCGCTCGCCCGGCCTCTACGACCCGGTCACCGAGAAGGCCAACGCGCAGGCGCGCATGGACTACGTGCTCGACGGCATGCTCAAGGAAGGCTGGATCACCCAGGACCAGCGCGACAAGGCGAAGTTCCCCAAGATCGCCAAGCAGCGCACGAGCAACCGCTTCGGTGGCACCAACGGCTACCTGCTCAAGGTCGTGCGGCAGGAGGTCATCGCCAAGGCCGGCCTCACCGACGCCGACATCGACCGCGGTGGCCTGAAGATCGTCAGCACGTTCGACCGCACCACCCAGGCCGACGCCGTCAAGGCGATGAACGACGAGCTGCCCACCGAGGGCGCCAAGGGCGTCGGGGCCGGCCTCGTCTCCATCAAGCCCGGTGACGGCGCAGTCGTAGCGATGTACGGCGGCAAGGACGCCGTGAAAGACCCGTACAACGACGCGACGCAGTCGGTCATGCAGGCCGGCTCGACGTTCAAGCCGTTCGCGCTCGCGGCCGCGCTCGAGGACGGCATCTCGCTGAAGTCCCGGTACGACGGCAGCTCACCCAAGAAGTTCGGCACCTACGAGGTCTCGAACTACGGGCCGGGCCGCGGTGAGCAGTTCGGCAACATCGACCTGATCACGGCCACCGCCCACTCGGTCAACACCGTCTACGTCGCGCTCAACCAGGACGTCGGCCCCGAGAAGACCATGCAGGCCGCCATCAAGGCCGGGTACCCGGCGAACACGCTGGGCTTGAAGCCCCCGCAGCTCGGGAACGTGCTCGGCACGGCCTCGCCTCACGTGATCGACGTCGCCGAGGCCTACGCCACCTTCGCGGCCCAGGGGATGCACGCCGACGCCTACACGGTTCGCAGCGTCTCGGGCGCCGACGGCAAGAGCCTGTACAAGGCCAAGCCGAAGACCGAACGCGTCTTCAGCGAGGACTCCATGGCCGACCTCACCTACGCCCTGCAGGCGGTGATCAAGAACGGCACCGGCTCCTACGCCGGCTCGCAGATCGACCGCCCGCTCGCCGGCAAGACCGGTACCGCGCAGAAGAACAACGCGGCCTGGTTCGCCGGCTACACGCCGCAGCTCGCGACCGCCGTGGGCCTGTACCGCAACGGCAAGAACGACAAGGGCCAGGTCGTGCAGCTCTCGCTGAACGGCCTAGGTGGTAACAACGCCGTCACCGGCGCGTCGTTCCCGCTGAAGATCTGGACCGCGTTCATGAAGGACGCGCTCGACGGCCAGAAGGTCCTGCAGTTCCCCGACCCCGTCTACGGCGGCAAGAGCAACGTGCCGACCTACACGCCGACCACCACGACCACGACGAGCACGCCGACGACCAGCACGCCGACCACGAGCACGCCGACGACCAGCACGCCGACGACGCCGCCGACGTCCACCACCACGACGACGTCGACGACGCCGACGACGACGATCACCGTGCCGACGACGCTCCCGACCACGAAGACGAGCTCGAGCACAACGACCGCGACGCAGACGAAGGCGGCGGAACCGGCCACCAAGACCAAGACGACCGCCGCTGCGGCGCCGCCCGGCTGA
- a CDS encoding glycosyltransferase family 87 protein, with translation MTPATGVVDEPVVAPSRDDPVVERFSAVVGGPAGRRVRGGRHGWWTAARVLVVLSMVVLALGVVEKQHCRAQGWSTPDQFFHACYSDLPLVYETSGLASGAVPYVDARDGDYLAQPVLTGLTMWAVGQATPDGPPLKRDRWYFDLSTALIAVLLAVLVAVTAASAGRRRPWDASIVALSPLLALSALVSLDLLGVTLAACGLLAWARSRPLLAGVLIGLAVTARTYPAVLLVVLAVLALRAGRWREWLATTVAAGFTVVAVLLPWFAVNPAGVKAVYSAWAHSSAGYGSLWLLPQVVPSDPRPHWVDRLGWDPVSLSSGAVTTLALVGLAVALVVGLVLALAADRRPRVAQVAFVVLAIVVLTGKSWPVQASLWLLPLAALARPRWRDQLVWFACEATYFVGVWLYIGGQTNTDRGLPGAWYSLLLLVRAAGLLWLVVSVVRDVRRPERDAVRRAGDDDPLGGPLDGAPDAVVLRFA, from the coding sequence GTGACCCCCGCAACCGGCGTCGTCGACGAGCCCGTGGTGGCGCCGTCGCGCGACGACCCAGTCGTCGAGCGCTTCTCCGCCGTGGTGGGCGGCCCCGCGGGGCGGCGCGTGCGGGGCGGCCGGCACGGCTGGTGGACTGCGGCCCGCGTGCTCGTCGTGCTGTCGATGGTGGTGCTCGCTCTCGGCGTGGTCGAGAAGCAGCACTGCCGCGCCCAGGGCTGGTCGACGCCAGACCAGTTCTTCCACGCGTGCTACAGCGACCTTCCGCTGGTCTACGAGACGAGCGGCCTGGCCAGCGGCGCCGTGCCGTACGTCGACGCCCGCGACGGCGACTACCTGGCCCAGCCCGTACTCACCGGCCTGACCATGTGGGCGGTGGGCCAGGCGACGCCGGACGGGCCACCACTCAAGCGCGACCGGTGGTACTTCGACCTGTCGACCGCGCTCATCGCCGTGCTGCTGGCCGTGCTCGTCGCGGTGACCGCAGCCAGCGCCGGCCGGCGCCGGCCCTGGGACGCCTCGATCGTCGCCCTCTCACCCCTGCTGGCGTTGTCGGCCCTGGTGTCCCTGGACCTGCTCGGCGTGACGCTCGCCGCGTGCGGCCTGCTGGCCTGGGCGCGCTCTCGACCGCTGCTCGCGGGTGTCCTGATCGGTCTCGCGGTCACCGCGCGCACCTACCCGGCGGTGCTGCTGGTGGTGCTCGCCGTGCTCGCGCTGCGCGCCGGCCGCTGGCGCGAGTGGCTCGCCACGACGGTCGCCGCCGGTTTCACGGTGGTGGCGGTGCTGCTGCCCTGGTTCGCCGTCAACCCGGCGGGGGTCAAGGCCGTCTACAGCGCGTGGGCGCACAGCAGCGCGGGCTACGGCTCCCTGTGGCTGCTGCCGCAGGTGGTGCCGTCCGACCCTCGCCCGCACTGGGTCGACCGGCTGGGCTGGGACCCGGTCAGCCTGTCCAGCGGAGCCGTCACGACCCTCGCGCTCGTCGGGCTGGCGGTGGCGCTGGTGGTCGGCCTCGTGCTCGCGTTGGCGGCTGACCGGCGTCCGCGCGTGGCGCAGGTGGCGTTCGTGGTGCTCGCGATCGTCGTGCTCACGGGCAAGTCGTGGCCCGTGCAGGCGTCGCTGTGGCTGCTGCCCCTGGCCGCGCTCGCCCGGCCCCGGTGGCGCGACCAGCTGGTGTGGTTCGCGTGCGAGGCGACGTACTTCGTCGGTGTCTGGCTCTACATCGGCGGCCAGACCAACACCGACCGCGGCCTGCCTGGCGCGTGGTACTCGCTGCTGCTGCTCGTGCGCGCGGCCGGGCTGCTCTGGCTGGTGGTGTCGGTCGTGCGCGACGTCCGGCGTCCCGAGCGCGATGCCGTGCGGCGGGCCGGTGACGACGACCCGCTCGGCGGCCCGCTGGACGGCGCCCCTGACGCCGTCGTCCTGCGCTTCGCCTGA
- the rpsR gene encoding 30S ribosomal protein S18 codes for MAKPVVRKPKKKANPLKAAKVEYIDYKDTALLRKFISDRGKIRARRVTGVSVQQQRQIASAIKNAREMALLPYSSATR; via the coding sequence ATGGCAAAGCCCGTTGTGCGCAAGCCGAAGAAGAAGGCCAACCCGCTGAAGGCGGCGAAGGTCGAGTACATCGACTACAAGGACACCGCGCTCCTGCGCAAGTTCATCTCCGACCGCGGCAAGATCCGCGCTCGCCGCGTCACCGGTGTCTCCGTCCAGCAGCAGCGGCAGATCGCCAGCGCGATCAAGAACGCCCGCGAGATGGCGCTGCTGCCCTACTCCAGCGCGACTCGCTGA